From Fundulus heteroclitus isolate FHET01 chromosome 5, MU-UCD_Fhet_4.1, whole genome shotgun sequence, a single genomic window includes:
- the LOC118563137 gene encoding pre-mRNA-splicing factor ATP-dependent RNA helicase DHX15-like, whose translation MAMRKACTPPLPPFDKECGPALSQRSVNCPSIIGFAPFFCECLTHPYGRLCWGPYQPCLVPQCFVRPTEAKKAADESKMRFAHIDGDHLMLLNVYHAFKQNHESNQWCYDNFVNYRSLMSADNVRQQLSRIMDRFSLPRRSTEFTSRDYYINIRRALCTGFFMQVAHLERTGHYLTVKDNQVVQLHPSTVLDHKPEWVLYNEFVLTTKNYIRTCTDIKPEWLVKIAPQYYDMSNFPQCEAKRQLERIVAKLESKEYSQY comes from the exons ATGGCCATGAGAAAAGCCTGCACACCCCCCCTACCCCCCTTTGATAAAGAGTGTGGTCCTGCCCTGTCCCAACGCAGTGTCAACTGCCCTAGCATCATAGGCTTTGCTCCATTTTTCTGTGAATGTTTGACTCATCCCTATGGGCGGCTTTGTTGGGGCCCATACCAACCTTGTTTAGTCCCACAGTGTTTTGTCCGTCCCACGGAGGCTAAGAAGGCAGCGGACGAGTCCAAGATGAGGTTTGCTCACATTGACGGAGACCACTTGATGCTGCTCAACGTCTACCACGCCTTCAAACAAA accaTGAATCTAACCAGTGGTGTTATGACAACTTTGTCAACTACCGCTCGCTGATGTCTGCTGACAATGTACGCCAGCAGCTGTCCCGGATCATGGACCGCTTCAGTCTGCCCCGGCGGAGCACAGAGTTCACCAGCAGAGATTACTACATCAACATCCGACGAGCGCTCTGCACCGGCTTCTTCATGCAG GTGGCTCATCTGGAGCGCACGGGCCATTACCTTACAGTGAAAGATAACCAGGTGGTGCAGCTGCACCCATCCACGGTCCTGGACCACAAGCCTGAATGGGTGCTCTACAATGAGTTTGTCCTCACCACCAAGAACTACATCCGAACTTGCACAGATATCAAACCAGAGTG GTTGGTGAAGATTGCACCCCAGTACTATGACATGAGTAACTTTCCACAATGTGAAGCTAAAAGACAGCTGGAGCGAATTGTTGCCAAACTCGAGAGCAAAGAGTACTCTCAGTACTGA